The sequence CTAAGAATTGGGAGAAATTTGAGAAGAGAAGAGtgaaaattcttgaaaaataTCCACAACGCTACTCATACGAGGAAATCGCAGCCTTAACTCAACATGTTGGTTATAGATTCCCAAGTAACCATGGAAACCGGTGTTCACCTTGCAGGAAGATGAGGGAAGGCGCACATCCATTCTTTATAAAACCAGGATGATCATCAAGAAGTGACCGCAATCTTTCGACAGTCAAGGTGGAAGGCTGCTCCTCAACACGAGGATAAGTTTTCTTCCCCATATTAACTACTTTCTTCCCATCAAATTTATCAGCCTCAGAAGACTTCTTAGGGTTCTGTTTCTTAAGAGCCATAACCAGAAAAGAATTGGAAAAGAagagaaatataaaaattacttACGCTTAAAAAAGAAATCTCCAGAAAAATGAAATCGCAAGTAGCAAAAAGGCAATGCCGATGAACAATGAGAGAAAAAGACTCATCTAACACCTTCCTCCTTTTATACTGCTCGAGAAGCAAGTGAAACGACGAGCATCATAATTACTAACAAGTAATGATTAGAGCATTAACTTTTCCTGACACGCCCTCTAAAAAGTCGTGAAACTTCGACTCTTGTCTAATAAAGATGAATTGACGCTAACTCGAAATACGTTCAAAAGCACAGAAAAACGTGTTCTGACAGTTGCATTTATGAGCCGACTAAGCGAAGAGCAAGTCAACCGCAAGGAGCCTGCATAACCTCCTTATCAGTCCCTCATTTCTCTAAAAATTCCGAAAATATCAAAAATCAAATTCTCCTCCTTTAACTTATCAGAATCAGCAAGTACAGTGTTTTCCAAAACTGATGCTTTCTCATCCTAAAGAATGATAAAATTAGATCCATCGGAGGACATCTGATATCAAACGAATATAAACTCACCACATgatacttaagaaaaccaacACAAGCACCCGAGAAAAGGGAACACGTGACACCACCGTCACAAAACTGGTCAATACGATTCCGTATTCAGGACTTGGACTCGAGAAGTCTCAATAGACTGAGTCAAGGATCCACCCGCTACATCAATCAAGCTCGACCCCATAAATCACAGACCTAGTGGGCTTGAGAGATATCAGGCCTTGATATCCGGACACTCGTTCACCTATCAGTCAGTGACACATAGCACATCTCCCTCCTAAATTTATAACTGTCTTCTACAACTCGATCAAAGTATAAATAGAGTAATCTCAACTCAAGGTACATCATTCCATTCATCAAAACAGGTTAACCGGATAACGGCCTCGTTTTGATCTTGTTTCTATTTAATTATAGGTTTCTAAGtggaattataaaattaaaccaCACCAAGTATTAAAACCGGATTACTCTTAGgctaatttatcaatttttaacaatttCAATACAGAATTAATACTAAATTTTGATTTTAGCTAAATTTGACTAAGTATGGGCCATTTTGAAACTTAATTCATTGataaagggcaaaaaaaaaaaacatatttaagcTCCTGAACTTTATCTGTTTTAAAGATTAAGCcactgatcaattatttttctatattgagtcattgatcattgattttgttatggatttggtccttatttaacttttctatcGAGTTTGACGACACACATCGTTAGGGCGATTCAGTTTATTgacgtggacaaataaaaacGAAAGTTTATTGACTAGGATAGATAGAGAGTAAAAGGTAAcaaaaaattacagaaattaattttcagtaggttcttccaaactcgatctTCTCCTCTCCCATTTTATGATTTTCAGCATTAGAATCATCAAATCGATCTCTTCCTCTCCCAAACTtgacgaaaaagttaaataatggccaaatccataacaaaatcaataatGAAGAGCtcaatatagaaaaataattgattagtgacttgatccttaaaacacaGTTAAAGTTCAGGGGATTAATTATACATTTTGCCTTAATAAAGCTATGGTTGATTGGTAGTTGGTGTAAAACCAGTACAAGTGTTACTCGTGGATAGAGAAACCCGGCGACTGCAAAACCGAGCACCAGATCAAACCCTGAAATCGATGGAGTTCACACCACAGCAACTGGCCCAATACAGCGGCGCTGACACATCTAAGCCAATCTATGTTGCAATCAAGGGTCGCGTTTTCAATGTCACCACCGGCATTACCTTCTACGGACCAGGCGGCTCATATGCCATGTTCGCCGGCAAGGATGCGACCAGAGCTCTGGCCAAGATGAGTAAGAACGAAGAAGACATCTCTCCTTCCATGGAAGGCCTTACTGAGAAGGAAATTGGCATTCTCGATGACTGGGAGAAGAAATTCGAAGCTAAGTATCCCGTTGTTGGCCGTGTTGTTTCTTAAATTTCCGTCATTTCTATCTGTTGTATACGCTGGTTTGTACTGCTAATTTATGATTTGGGGGTAAATAAGAGTGAATTTCCCAAACGATGGTGTCTTTGTGAATTCTTGTGATTGGGGTTTGggaattgaataaaataaaattggattGTGTTATCGAATTTGGGATTCATTGGTAATGCGAGTAATCAAAAGATTTATGTTCTCTCTAGTGTGGATTTGACTTGTTTTGTTGAGATTTGAGTCTTTTTAGCTTTGGGTTTTGTCTGTGCAGATTGATTTTGTTCATCTTAGTGATTTGTTGTTGCTGATTTCTTGATATTCTGATGATTTTGCGAGTGGGGATGTTTATTTCTAGGCTACATCCATAGCTATCTAAACTTGTCATAAAAGTAGATTGACACTTTGAAAACGATTAATCCATATTGAAGTTGCTCAAAAGTGATATGATTAATCTCTTAAATCTGATGTTGT comes from Euphorbia lathyris chromosome 8, ddEupLath1.1, whole genome shotgun sequence and encodes:
- the LOC136202049 gene encoding probable steroid-binding protein 3 — encoded protein: MEFTPQQLAQYSGADTSKPIYVAIKGRVFNVTTGITFYGPGGSYAMFAGKDATRALAKMSKNEEDISPSMEGLTEKEIGILDDWEKKFEAKYPVVGRVVS